A stretch of Myxococcus hansupus DNA encodes these proteins:
- a CDS encoding DUF1579 family protein codes for MFIRPFAVVFAAMVGLLGCRGSSAKGPEGFKAGQPSVVEPPVTAESALSHAAKELVGTWTCRGSVHGPGGASPSEVTFDIKPDLDKAWLRADFAVVSGEYPYKFTAYRTFDAAAGQWGNVIVDNMGGDARSSSTDGVTWLGTSSGPMGAMNIRDTERVVSPGVMKMRGQYQMDGQDWSTGYDLDCRK; via the coding sequence ATGTTCATCCGCCCGTTCGCCGTCGTCTTCGCCGCCATGGTCGGTCTGTTGGGATGTCGAGGCAGTTCCGCGAAGGGGCCGGAAGGTTTCAAGGCCGGACAGCCCTCCGTGGTCGAACCTCCTGTCACCGCCGAGTCCGCGTTGTCGCATGCCGCCAAGGAGTTGGTGGGGACGTGGACCTGTCGCGGCTCGGTTCATGGGCCCGGCGGCGCGAGTCCCAGCGAGGTCACCTTCGATATCAAGCCCGACCTCGACAAAGCCTGGCTGCGAGCCGATTTCGCGGTGGTCTCCGGTGAGTACCCCTACAAGTTCACCGCGTATCGCACGTTCGATGCGGCCGCTGGCCAATGGGGAAATGTCATCGTCGACAACATGGGCGGTGACGCCAGGTCTTCGTCCACGGACGGCGTGACCTGGCTCGGAACGTCGAGCGGCCCCATGGGTGCGATGAACATCAGGGACACCGAGCGGGTCGTTTCGCCGGGCGTGATGAAGATGCGGGGCCAGTACCAGATGGATGGCCAGGATTGGAGCACGGGCTACGACCTGGACTGCAGGAAGTAG